In the genome of Paenibacillus sp. GP183, the window TCCCTCTGCGCGGGGGGATTTTTTTGTTATTGCAATGACATAGGCATCCGTGCTAATATATAAAAGTTGCCGCTAAAAAAGAAACATGAACAATTGCAGCGTTGGAACAGAATACGATCTGGAAAAACATACAAGTTGCTATTGAGCTGGCGCCATGATATATTAGTCATCCGGCTTTCGAAAGAGAGTCGCTGAAGAGAGAGTTATTGTTCTTTGAAAACTGAACAACGAGTGAAGAAGCGATCGGCCTTAGGCCGATCAAAAACGAGGGAAATCTCAGCTATGAGATCAACTCAAAACGAGAGAAATCTCGCCAGTTTTTAAATTTTGAGCTGTTTAAGCTTGAGAATAAAAGCCGTTGTTACTTCGGTAATGATGCAACTTTATTGGAGAGTTTGATCCTGGCTCAGGACGAACGCTGGCGGCGTGCCTAATACATGCAAGTCGAGCGGATTTATTCCTTCGGGGATGAGTCAGCGGCGGACGGGTGAGTAACACGTAGGCAACCTGCCTGAAGGATCGGGATAACTATCGGAAACGATAGCTAAGACCGAATAATTGGCGCTTTCGCATGAAGGTGCCATGAAACACGGAGCAATCTGTGGCCTTTGGATGGGCCTGCGGCGCATTAGCTAGTAGGTGAGGTAACGGCTCACCTAGGCGACGATGCGTAGCCGACCTGAGAGGGTGAACGGCCACACTGGGACTGAGACACGGCCCAGACTCCTACGGGAGGCAGCAGTAGGGAATCTTCCGCAATGGACGCAAGTCTGACGGAGCAACGCCGCGTGAGTGATGAAGGTTTTCGGATCGTAAAGCTCTGTTGCCCTAGACGAACGAGTCAGAGAGTAACTGCTCTGGCTGTGACGGTATAGGAGAAGAAAGCCCCGGCTAACTACGTGCCAGCAGCCGCGGTAATACGTAGGGGGCAAGCGTTGTCCGGAATTATTGGGCGTAAAGCGCGCGCAGGCGGTTCAGTAAGTTGGATGTTTAAAGCCGGGGCTCAACCCCGGTGCGCATCCAAAACTGGTGGACTTGAGTGTAGGAGAGGAAAGTGGAATTCCACGTGTAGCGGTGAAATGCGTAGAGATGTGGAGGAACACCAGTGGCGAAGGCGACTTTCTGGCCTATAACTGACGCTGAGGCGCGAAAGCGTGGGGAGCAAACAGGATTAGATACCCTGGTAGTCCACGCCGTAAACGATGAGTGCTAGGTGTTAGGGGCTTCGATGCCCTTGGTGCCGAAGTTAACACAGTAAGCACTCCGCCTGGGGAGTACGCTCGCAAGAGTGAAACTCAAAGGAATTGACGGGGACCCGCACAAGCAGTGGAGTATGTGGTTTAATTCGAAGCAACGCGAAGAACCTTACCAGGTCTTGACATCCCCCTGAATAGTTTAGAGATAAGCTAGGCCTTCGGGACAGGGGAGACAGGTGGTGCATGGTTGTCGTCAGCTCGTGTCGTGAGATGTTGGGTTAAGTCCCGCAACGAGCGCAACCCTTGATGTTAGTTGCCAGCGAGTAAGGTCGGGCACTCTAACGTGACTGCCGGTGACAAACCGGAGGAAGGTGGGGATGACGTCAAATCATCATGCCCCTTATGACCTGGGCTACACACGTACTACAATGGCCGGTACAACGGGAAGCGAAGGAGCGATCTGGAGCGAATCCTTAGAAGCCGGTCTCAGTTCGGATTGCAGGCTGCAACTCGCCTGCATGAAGTCGGAATTGCTAGTAATCGCGGATCAGCATGCCGCGGTGAATACGTTCCCGGGTCTTGTACACACCGCCCGTCACACCACGAGAGTTTACAACACCCGAAGTCGGTGGGGTAACCCGCAAGGGAGCCAGCCGCCGAAGGTGGGGTAGATGATTGGGGTGAAGTCGTAACAAGGTAGCCGTATCGGAAGGTGCGGCTGGATCACCTCCTTTCTATGGAGACTTGAGCGCTGCGATGCGCTCAGTCAAGAAGGCTTAGCCTTCACAAACTTCTTCTTCACTCGTTGTCAGTTTTGAGAGGGTAATGCCTTTCAACCTTTGTTCCTTGAAAACTAGATAGCGAAACGAACAAAAAGCGTGAAACTTAGAGCGTGACAACCTAACGGTTGCACGTAAATCCTTTAAGCATCATTTGTGTCACAACAAATGAATGTTTCTAGAAACCGCTGAGCAATCAGCATGGTTAAGCTAGAAAGAGCACACGGAGGATGCCTAGGCACTAGGAGCCGAAGAAGGACGTGGCGAACGACGAAATGCCTCGGGGAGCCGTAAGCAGGCTTTGATCCGGGGATGTCCGAATGGGGGAACCCGGCTGCGGTAATGCGCAGTCACCACTATCTGAATTTATAGGATAGTTGGAGGCATACCCAGGGAACTGAAACATCTAAGTACCTGGAGGAAAAGAAAACAAAAGTGATTCCGTCAGTAGCGGCGAGCGAACGCGGAGAAGCCCAAACCAGGGAGCTTGCTCCCTGGGGTTGTAGGACGTCAACATGGGGTTAGCTTGGTAGGTGAAGAGGTCTGGAAAGGCCCGGCAAAGAAGGTAAAAGCCCTGTAGCCCAAACCAAGCGAAACCCCTAGACGGATCCTGAGTACGGCGGGACACGTGAAACCCCGTCGGAATCCGGCAGGACCATCTGCCAAGGCTAAATACTCCCTAGTGACCGATAGTGAAGCAGTACCGTGAGGGAAAGGTGAAAAGCACCGCGGAAGCGGAGTGAAAAAGAACCTGAAACCGTGTGCTTACAAAAAGTCAGAGCACTTTCTATGTGTGATGGCGTGCCTTTTGTAGAATGAACCGGCGAGTTACGTTTGCATGCGAGGTTAAGTTGAAAAGACGGAGCCGCAGCGAAAGCGAGTCTGAATAGGGCGCATGAGTATGCAGGCGTAGACCCGAAACCGTGTGATCTACCCCTGTCCAGGGTGAAGGTGAGGTAACACTCACTGGAGGCCCGAACCCACGAATGTTGAAAAATTCGGGGATGAGGTGGGGGTAGCGGAGAAATTCCAATCGAACTCGGAGATAGCTGGTTCTCCCCGAAATAGCTTTAGGGCTAGCCTCGGATAATGAGTTGTGGAGGTAAAGCACTGATTGGGTGCGGGGCCCGCCAAGGGTTACCAAGTCCAGTCAAACTCTGAATGCCACAAACTTAGATCCGGGAGTCAGACAGTGAGTGCTAAGATCCATTGTCAAGAGGGAAACAGCCCAGACCATCAGCTAAGGTCCCCAAGTGCGTGTTAAGTGGGAAAGGATGTGGAGTTGCCCAGACAACCAGGATGTTGGCTTAGAAGCAGCCACCATTGAAAGAGTGCGTAATAGCTCACTGGTCGAGTGACTCTGCGCCGAAAATGTAACGGGGCTAAACACGCCACCGAAGCTATGGCTCGTGCAAACAAGATTTGCACTTGGGTAGGGGAGCGTTGTATGTACGTTGAATTCTGACCGTGAGGACAGGTGGAGCGCATACAAGTGAGAATGCCGGTATAAGTAACGAAAAGATCAGTGAGAATCTGATCCGCCGAAAGCCTAAGGTTTCCTGAGGAAGGCTCGTCCACTCAGGGTAAGTCGGGACCTAAGGCGAGGCCGAAAGGCGTAGTCGATGGACAACAGGTGGAAATTCCTGTACCACCGCAGCCGTTATGAGTGATGGAGTGACGCAGAAGGGGAAAGACGCGAGCGGATGGAAGAGCTCGTCCAAGCAGTGAGGCTGGTGTGCAGGTAAATCCGCACATCGATAAGGCTGGGCTGTGATGGGGAGGGAAAATTACAGTACCGAAGGTCATGTACTCAAGCTGCCAAGAAAAGCTTCTAGCCAGGCGAAGGTGCCCGTACCGCAAACCGACACAGGTGGGCGAGAAGAGAATTCTAAGGCGCGCGGAAGAACTCTCGTTAAGGAACTCGGCAAAATGACCCCGTAACTTCGGGAGAAGGGGTGCCTCGGTAGGGTGAATAGCCCGAGGGGGCCGCAGTGAAAAGGCCCAAGCGACTGTTTAGCAAAAACACAGGTCTGTGCGAAGCCGCAAGGCGAAGTATACGGGCTGACGCCTGCCCGGTGCTGGAAGGTTAAGAGGAGTGGTCAGCCGCAAGGTGAAGCTATGAATTGAAGCCCCAGTAAACGGCGGCCGTAACTATAACGGTCCTAAGGTAGCGAAATTCCTTGTCAGGTAAATTCTGACCCGCACGAATGGCGTAACGACTTGGGCGCTGTCTCAACGAGAGATCCGGTGAAATTTTAATACCTGTGAAGATGCAGGTTACCCGCGACAAGACGGAAAGACCCCATGGAGCTTTACTGCAGCTTGATATTGGACTTGGGTACGATCTGTACAGGATAGGTGGGAGCCGTAGAAGCCTGAGCGCCAGCTTAGGTGGAGGCGCCGTTGGGATACCACCCTGATCGTACCTAGGTTCTAACCTGGTACCGTGATCCGGTATGGGGACAGTGTCAGGTGGGCAGTTTGACTGGGGCGGTCGCCTCCTAAAATGTAACGGAGGCGTTTAAAGGTTCCCTCAGAATGGTTGGAAATCATTCGCAGAGTGCAAAGGCATAAGGGAGCTTGACTGCGAGACAAACAGGTCGAGCAGGGACGAAAGTCGGACTTAGTGATCCGGTGGTACCGAATGGAAGGGCCATCGCTCAACGGATAAAAGCTACCCTGGGGATAACAGGCTTATCTCCCCCAAGAGTCCACATCGACGGGGAGGTTTGGCACCTCGATGTCGGCTCATCGCATCCTGGGGCTGAAGTAGGTCCCAAGGGTTGGGCTGTTCGCCCATTAAAGCGGTACGCGAGCTGGGTTCAGAACGTCGTGAGACAGTTCGGTCCCTATCTGTCGCGGGCGCAGGAAATTTGAGAGGAGCTGTCCTTAGTACGAGAGGACCGGGATGGACGTACCGCTGGTGTACCAGTTGTCTCGCCAGAGGCATAGCTGGGTAGCTATGTACGGAGGGGATAAGCGCTGAAAGCATCTAAGCGCGAAGCCCCCCTCAAGATGAGATTTCCCAATCAGTAAGACCCCTTGTAGACGACGAGGTAGATAGGTTCGAGGTGGAAGTGGGGCAACCCATGCAGCTGACGAATACTAATCGGTCGAGGGCTTAACCTAAGAGCTTTCCGGAGGAAAGCTGGCTTCGGAAGCAAAATCTAAGTCAACACACACGCTAATGTTCGTTTCGCTGCTAGTTTTCAGGGAGCAAGCCTGCCTGAAAAAGTTATTGATGTTTCTTGGCAGAAACATTCCGTTTGGTGACGATGGCGGAGGGGAACCACACGTTCCCATCTCGAACACGACCGTTAAGCCCTCCAGCGTCGATGGTACTTGAACCGCAGGGTTCTGGAAGAGTAGAACGTTGCCAAGCAAAAAAGAGTTTTTCTGGTAATTTTTCCAGAAAGACTCTTTTTTTGTTATGCTACGTTGCGCCTATTTAACTCATACTACCCTATAAAGGAGGGGTTTTATGAGACTCAAGCCAAACAATACCGCCAAGCACTGGGTTCGGTCATCGACGAATAGGGAAGCTGCTTTTTTAACCATGCTGGTTTTTGCAATATTAAGCCTGGTCTTGTCGGGTTGTACTGCGCAAAATAAGGCTGATTACAAGCCGCCATTGCCATCTTCGATGGACCTTCCCAATCGCCCAGCTTCAACCTTAACGAAAGCTACGCCTGCTCAAATACTTGTCAAGGGCATTTACGTATCGGCACATTCCTTACATAGCGAGAAATTTAATCAACTGCTTCACTTAGTGGATACAACCGATTTAAACGCCATGGTGATTGATCTCAAAACGGATTCGGGTCAAGTGACTTATCCCTCAATTGTTCCTTTGGTGAAGGAGATCGGAGCGAACAGCAACCTCCTGATTCCAGATCTCAAGGAGAAGTTAAAGCTGCTTAAGAGCAAGCAGATCTATACAATAGCGCGGGTTGTTGTTTTTAAGGACCCCTATTTAAGTAACCGTAAAAACAATTTTGCGATCAGAAGCAAGTCCGGTGCTGTTTGGAGAGACAACAAAGGCGTCTCCTGGGTGGATCCCTATAAAGAAAAGGTTTGGGATTATAATATTGACATTGCCCAAGAGGCGGCTGAGATGGGTTTTGATGAAATCCAATTCGATTATGTGCGTTTCCCGGAAAATGGCCGTAAGATGGATGA includes:
- a CDS encoding putative glycoside hydrolase translates to MRLKPNNTAKHWVRSSTNREAAFLTMLVFAILSLVLSGCTAQNKADYKPPLPSSMDLPNRPASTLTKATPAQILVKGIYVSAHSLHSEKFNQLLHLVDTTDLNAMVIDLKTDSGQVTYPSIVPLVKEIGANSNLLIPDLKEKLKLLKSKQIYTIARVVVFKDPYLSNRKNNFAIRSKSGAVWRDNKGVSWVDPYKEKVWDYNIDIAQEAAEMGFDEIQFDYVRFPENGRKMDEEVHFEQTHGWSKAQVIEAFLKRAKSQIGTKAIVSVDVFGLTTSSQQDMGIGQEWSLISKEVDVISPMLYPSHYSKGIYGIANPDLQPYLVINRAVADARKKNEQLLQSKQSAARIRPWFQDFTATWVYPHKNYGLLDVKEQIKAAHEQGIDEFLLWNSHCTYSYR